One window of Ciconia boyciana chromosome 10, ASM3463844v1, whole genome shotgun sequence genomic DNA carries:
- the SCRN3 gene encoding secernin-3, whose amino-acid sequence MAPRPPPRSCDTFVALPPAAAGGRVVFGKNSDRPADEVQEVVHFPAAAHPPGAALECTYVKIEQVEKTHAVVLSRPSWLWGAEMGANEHGVCIGNEAVWGREEICDDEALLGMDLVRLGLERADTAEKALTVIVDLLEKYGQGGNCMESHMVFTYHNSFLIADRKEAWVLETSGKYWAAEKVEGGVRNISNQLSITTKIDREHPELREYAKSKGWWDGEKEFDFAATYSYVNTARMTTSRGRYCEGYKLLNKHKGSITSEIMMEILRDKESGINMEGGFMTTGSMVSVLPQRPNLPCIHFFTGTPDPARSVFKPFIFVPNITQLLKTSSPTFGHNDPVKKQPRFQNKPDRRHELYKKHESAAVVMETIEGKGKKMLKEIQELEKQKISEMESILQNGCLDINQVVNLFSQCVEEELKIYS is encoded by the exons ATggccccccggccgccgccccgctcctgCGACACCTTCGtggcgctgccgcccgccgcggcggggggtCGCGTCGTCTTCGGGAAGAACTCGGACCGGCCGGCGGACGAGGTGCAGGAGGTCGTGCACTTCCCGGCCGCCGCgcacccgcccggcgccgcgctGGAG TGCACCTACGTCAAAATTGAGCAAGTCGAAAAGACCCACGCCGTGGTCCTGAGCCGTCCCTCCTGGCTCTGGGGGGCAGAGATGGGGGCCAACGAACACGGCGTGTGCATCGGGAACGAAGCCGtgtgggggagagaggagatCTGCGACGACGAAGCTCTCCTCGGCATGGACCTCGTAAG gCTTGGACTTGAGAGAGCGGACACAGCTGAAAAGGCTCTTACCGTCATAGTTGATTTGCTAGAGAAATATGGACAGGGAGGAAACTGTATGGAGAGCCACATGGTATTTACGTACCATAACAGTTTTCTGATAGCCGACAGAAAGGAAGCATGGGTGCTGGAGACATCAGGAAAATACTGGGCAGCAGAAAAAGTAGAAG GAGGTGTACGGAATATTTCCAACCAGCTCTCTATCACAACCAAGATTGACAGAGAACACCCGGAACTGAGGGAATATGCCAAAAGCAAgggctggtgggatggggagaaggaatTTGATTTCGCTGCCACATATTCTTATGTAAATACTGCCAGAATGACCACATCCAGAGGCCGATATTGTGAAGGCTATAAACTTCTGAACAAACACAAAG GATCTATCACTTCTGAAATAATGATGGAAATCCTTCGTGACAAAGAAAGTGGCATTAATATGGAAGGTGGATTTATGACAACTGGAAGCATGGTGTCTGTATTGCCTCAGCGGCCTAATCTGCCATGTATTCATTTCTTTACTGGAACTCCAGATCCTGCGAG gtCTGTATTCAAGCCTTTCATTTTTGTGCCCAATATTACTCAGTTATTAAAAACTAGCTCCCCTACATTTGGTCATAATGATCCAGTTAAGAAGCAACCACGTTTTCAGAATAAGCCAGATCGAAGACATGAGCTCTataaaaaacatgaaagtgCTGCTGTAGTTATGGAAACTATCGAG GGCAAAGGTAAAAAGATGCTGAAGGAGATACAGGAGTtggagaaacagaagataaGTGAAATGGAATCAATCCTGCAAAACGGATGTCTTGACATTAACCAAGTGGTTAACCTTTTTTCACAGTGTGTAGAAGAAGAACTCAAAATATATAGCTAA
- the GPR155 gene encoding lysosomal cholesterol signaling protein isoform X1, which yields MDNYSDFNTKNLSSSANMSVPLPGQVGLNTTGGTPSMSISRLFPALLECFGIILCGYIAGRANIITTTQAKGLGNFVSRFALPALLFKNMVVLNFSNVNWSFLYSILVAKAAVFFLVCVLTLLVANPENRFSKAGLFPIFATQSNDFALGYPIVEALYQATYPEYLQYIYLVAPISLMMLNPLGFIFCEIQKWRDNRTVSHSKIKIVGLALLRVLQNPIVFMVFIGIASNFILGQKIPEYLENFLDGLGSSFSGSALFYLGLTMVGQTKKLTKGMFVALILLITAKLLMMPFLCREMVELLDKSDSVVNHTSLSNYAFLYGVFPAAPGVAIFASQFNMEVGIITSGMVISTFVSAPIMYVSAWLLTIPSMDPNPLASALQNVSFDISIVSLISLIWSLIVVLLSKKYKQLPHMITTNLFVAQFIACIGMVVWNFIVKEKDITMQILVFIFLYSSLYSTYLWTGFLSLSLFLLRKRETVKIPIGFIIIAGWGVPTLLVGILLIVGERNNTSIDSAFFYGKYQIITTTVILFISILMSGISLMCMNRNRQESSYEVLNPYSLRSQVDEVEVEESAGNQVSATVPQPPAGSSAQPSQESSAQPSAERGCCSCQTTNGELSCARESKAVSNAVESKVPPIETADQCVSHCSAQTCVLAQEEQLLQTGDKQLARHVLLCLLLIVGLFANLSSCLWWLFNREPGRLYVELQFFCAVFNFGQGFISFGIFGLDKHLIILPFKRRLEFLWGGREAAGHTDPSVPEEIRMTCRQFVRYHRDHCVKSIVRGRRCGAKISTGIFFGCDLVNWLMQVGLASDRGEAVMYGDRLMKGGVVQHITNEFEFRDEYLYYRFIPKKSVAVESH from the exons ATGGATAACTATTCAGACTTCAACACAAAGAACCTCTCATCTTCAGCTAATATGTCTGTTCCTTTGCCTGGACAAGTTGGACTCAATACCACCGGCGGTACTCCTTCTATGTCAATAAGCAGGCTTTTTCCAGCCCTGTTAGAATGCTTTGGAATAATTCTTTGTGGCTACATAGCTGGAAGAGCCAACATTATCACAACAACTCAGGCCAAGGGACTGGGAAACTTTGTGTCCCGTTTTGCACTCCCAGCTCTACTGTTCAAAAACATGGTGGTACTTAACTTTTCTAATGTGAATTGGTCCTTCCTGTACAGTATTTTAGTTGCCaaagctgctgtgtttttcttagTCTGCGTTTTAACGTTGTTGGTAGCCAATCCCGAGAACAGATTTAGCAAAGCAGGTTTGTTCCCTATTTTTGCTACACAAAGCAATGACTTTGCACTGGGATATCCAATAG TTGAAGCTTTATATCAAGCCACTTACCCAGAATATCTGCAGTACATTTACCTAGTGGCTCCAATATCTCTCATGATGCTAAACCCTCTTGGGTTTATCTTCTGTGAAATCCAGAAGTGGAGGGACAATCGAACTGTGTCACACAGCAAAATCAAAATAGTGGGCCTAGCACTCCTTCGAGTTTTGCAGAACCCGATTGTATTCATGGTCTTCATAGGAATTGCCTCAAACTTTATTCTTGGCCAGAAAATTCCCGAATACCTTGAAAACTTCCTTGACGGACTGGGCAGTTCATTTTCTGGCTCCGCACTTTTTTACCTTGGCCTAACTATGGTAGGACAAACAAAGAAACTGACAAAGGGTATGTTTGTTGCACTGATCCTTCTCATCACAGCTAAACT ACTTATGATGCCATTTCTCTGTAGAGAAATGGTGGAACTCTTGGACAAGAGCGACAGCGTAGTCAACCACACCAGTTTATCAAACTATGCATTTCTTTATGGAGTTTTTCCAGCAGCACCTGGTGTCGCAATATTTGCAAGTCAATTTAATATGGAAGTAGGAATT ATTACCTCAGGCATGGTGATAAGCACTTTTGTGTCTGCACCTATTATGTATGTTTCTGCATGGCTGTTGACCATTCCATCTATGGACCCCAATCCACTGGCATCTGCGCTCCAGAATGTTAGCTTTGACATAAGTATTGTCAGCCTCATTTCTCTG ATCTGGTCTCTTATTGTTGTTCTTCTGAGTAAGAAATACAAACAGCTTCCTCATATGATTACAACAAATCTATTTGTTGCTCAG TTTATTGCTTGCATTGGAATGGTGGTATGGAATTTCATTGTTAAAGAGAAAGACATCACCATGCAGATCCTAGTATTTATATTCCTCTACAGCTCACTTTATAGCACCTACCTGTGGACAG gttttctatctttgtctttatttctgttgaggaagagagaaacagtAAAGATTCCCATCGGATTTATTATCATAGCTGGATGGGG AGTCCCAACACTTCTGGTAGGAATCTTACTAATAGTTGGTGAACGTAACAACACCAGTATTGACTCTGCCTTTTTCTATGGAAAATATCAG ATAATTACCACAACAGTGATCCTGTTCATCAGTATATTGATGTCAGGTATCTCACTTATGTGCATGAACAGAAATAGGCAAGAGTCAAGCTATGAGGTATTGAACCCATATTCACTGCGTAGCCAAGTGGATGAGGTTGAAGTGGAAGAAAGTGCGGGGAATCAAGTTTCAGCCACTGTGCCTCAGCCTCCTGCAGGATCTTCTGCACAGCCTTCTCAAGAATCTTCTGCACAGCCATCTGCAGAAAGAG GTTGCTGTTCTTGTCAAACAACAAATGGTGAATTATCCTGTGCTAGAGAGAGCAAAGCAGTGTCAAATGCTGTTGAAAGCAAGGTTCCTCCAATTGAGACAG ctgatcAGTGTGTGAGTCATTGCAGTGCTCAAACCTGTGTATTGGCTCAGGAAGAACAGCTTCTACAGACCGGAGACAAACAGCTGGCCAGACATGTGCTGCTGTGCTTACTTCTTATTGTTGGCCTGTTTGCT aacCTTTCCAGTTGTTTGTGGTGGCTGTTCAACCGAGAGCCTGGAAGGCTCTATGTGGAATTGCAGTTCTTCTGTGCTGTGTTTAATTTTGGTCAG ggcTTCATTTCCTTTGGTATTTTTGGCTTAGATAAGCATTTAATCATTCTACCATTCAAGCGAAG actTGAATTTctctggggaggaagagaagcagcagggcaTACAGATCCCTCTGTACCTGAGGAAATCAGGATGACCTGTCGACAGTTTGTTCGTTACCATAGAGATCACTGTGTCAAAAGCATTGTTAGAGGCAGAAG GTGTGGTGCAAAGATCTCCACTGGCATCTTCTTTGGCTGTGACCTGGTGAACTGGCTCATGCAAGTTGGCCTTGCTTCTGACCGTGGTGAAGCCGTGATGTATGGAGACAGACTGATGAAAGGAGGCGTCGTCCAGCATATTACGAATGAATTTGAATTTCGGGATGAATATTTGTATTACCGCTTTATTCCTAAGAAATCAGTTGCAGTTGAGAGCCATTGA
- the GPR155 gene encoding lysosomal cholesterol signaling protein isoform X2 has protein sequence MDNYSDFNTKNLSSSANMSVPLPGQVGLNTTGGTPSMSISRLFPALLECFGIILCGYIAGRANIITTTQAKGLGNFVSRFALPALLFKNMVVLNFSNVNWSFLYSILVAKAAVFFLVCVLTLLVANPENRFSKAGLFPIFATQSNDFALGYPIVEALYQATYPEYLQYIYLVAPISLMMLNPLGFIFCEIQKWRDNRTVSHSKIKIVGLALLRVLQNPIVFMVFIGIASNFILGQKIPEYLENFLDGLGSSFSGSALFYLGLTMVGQTKKLTKGMFVALILLITAKLLMMPFLCREMVELLDKSDSVVNHTSLSNYAFLYGVFPAAPGVAIFASQFNMEVGIITSGMVISTFVSAPIMYVSAWLLTIPSMDPNPLASALQNVSFDISIVSLISLIWSLIVVLLSKKYKQLPHMITTNLFVAQFIACIGMVVWNFIVKEKDITMQILVFIFLYSSLYSTYLWTGFLSLSLFLLRKRETVKIPIGFIIIAGWGVPTLLVGILLIVGERNNTSIDSAFFYGKYQIITTTVILFISILMSGISLMCMNRNRQESSYEVLNPYSLRSQVDEVEVEESAGNQVSATVPQPPAGSSAQPSQESSAQPSAERGCCSCQTTNGELSCARESKAVSNAVESKVPPIETADQCVSHCSAQTCVLAQEEQLLQTGDKQLARHVLLCLLLIVGLFANLSSCLWWLFNREPGRLYVELQFFCAVFNFGQGFISFGIFGLDKHLIILPFKRRLEFLWGGREAAGHTDPSVPEEIRMTCRQFVRYHRDHCVKSIVRGRSGDTRFTEHVGESFL, from the exons ATGGATAACTATTCAGACTTCAACACAAAGAACCTCTCATCTTCAGCTAATATGTCTGTTCCTTTGCCTGGACAAGTTGGACTCAATACCACCGGCGGTACTCCTTCTATGTCAATAAGCAGGCTTTTTCCAGCCCTGTTAGAATGCTTTGGAATAATTCTTTGTGGCTACATAGCTGGAAGAGCCAACATTATCACAACAACTCAGGCCAAGGGACTGGGAAACTTTGTGTCCCGTTTTGCACTCCCAGCTCTACTGTTCAAAAACATGGTGGTACTTAACTTTTCTAATGTGAATTGGTCCTTCCTGTACAGTATTTTAGTTGCCaaagctgctgtgtttttcttagTCTGCGTTTTAACGTTGTTGGTAGCCAATCCCGAGAACAGATTTAGCAAAGCAGGTTTGTTCCCTATTTTTGCTACACAAAGCAATGACTTTGCACTGGGATATCCAATAG TTGAAGCTTTATATCAAGCCACTTACCCAGAATATCTGCAGTACATTTACCTAGTGGCTCCAATATCTCTCATGATGCTAAACCCTCTTGGGTTTATCTTCTGTGAAATCCAGAAGTGGAGGGACAATCGAACTGTGTCACACAGCAAAATCAAAATAGTGGGCCTAGCACTCCTTCGAGTTTTGCAGAACCCGATTGTATTCATGGTCTTCATAGGAATTGCCTCAAACTTTATTCTTGGCCAGAAAATTCCCGAATACCTTGAAAACTTCCTTGACGGACTGGGCAGTTCATTTTCTGGCTCCGCACTTTTTTACCTTGGCCTAACTATGGTAGGACAAACAAAGAAACTGACAAAGGGTATGTTTGTTGCACTGATCCTTCTCATCACAGCTAAACT ACTTATGATGCCATTTCTCTGTAGAGAAATGGTGGAACTCTTGGACAAGAGCGACAGCGTAGTCAACCACACCAGTTTATCAAACTATGCATTTCTTTATGGAGTTTTTCCAGCAGCACCTGGTGTCGCAATATTTGCAAGTCAATTTAATATGGAAGTAGGAATT ATTACCTCAGGCATGGTGATAAGCACTTTTGTGTCTGCACCTATTATGTATGTTTCTGCATGGCTGTTGACCATTCCATCTATGGACCCCAATCCACTGGCATCTGCGCTCCAGAATGTTAGCTTTGACATAAGTATTGTCAGCCTCATTTCTCTG ATCTGGTCTCTTATTGTTGTTCTTCTGAGTAAGAAATACAAACAGCTTCCTCATATGATTACAACAAATCTATTTGTTGCTCAG TTTATTGCTTGCATTGGAATGGTGGTATGGAATTTCATTGTTAAAGAGAAAGACATCACCATGCAGATCCTAGTATTTATATTCCTCTACAGCTCACTTTATAGCACCTACCTGTGGACAG gttttctatctttgtctttatttctgttgaggaagagagaaacagtAAAGATTCCCATCGGATTTATTATCATAGCTGGATGGGG AGTCCCAACACTTCTGGTAGGAATCTTACTAATAGTTGGTGAACGTAACAACACCAGTATTGACTCTGCCTTTTTCTATGGAAAATATCAG ATAATTACCACAACAGTGATCCTGTTCATCAGTATATTGATGTCAGGTATCTCACTTATGTGCATGAACAGAAATAGGCAAGAGTCAAGCTATGAGGTATTGAACCCATATTCACTGCGTAGCCAAGTGGATGAGGTTGAAGTGGAAGAAAGTGCGGGGAATCAAGTTTCAGCCACTGTGCCTCAGCCTCCTGCAGGATCTTCTGCACAGCCTTCTCAAGAATCTTCTGCACAGCCATCTGCAGAAAGAG GTTGCTGTTCTTGTCAAACAACAAATGGTGAATTATCCTGTGCTAGAGAGAGCAAAGCAGTGTCAAATGCTGTTGAAAGCAAGGTTCCTCCAATTGAGACAG ctgatcAGTGTGTGAGTCATTGCAGTGCTCAAACCTGTGTATTGGCTCAGGAAGAACAGCTTCTACAGACCGGAGACAAACAGCTGGCCAGACATGTGCTGCTGTGCTTACTTCTTATTGTTGGCCTGTTTGCT aacCTTTCCAGTTGTTTGTGGTGGCTGTTCAACCGAGAGCCTGGAAGGCTCTATGTGGAATTGCAGTTCTTCTGTGCTGTGTTTAATTTTGGTCAG ggcTTCATTTCCTTTGGTATTTTTGGCTTAGATAAGCATTTAATCATTCTACCATTCAAGCGAAG actTGAATTTctctggggaggaagagaagcagcagggcaTACAGATCCCTCTGTACCTGAGGAAATCAGGATGACCTGTCGACAGTTTGTTCGTTACCATAGAGATCACTGTGTCAAAAGCATTGTTAGAGGCAGAAG TGGTGATACCAGATTTACAGAACATGTGGGTGAATCATTCCTTTGA